A genomic region of Microlunatus sagamiharensis contains the following coding sequences:
- a CDS encoding proline racemase family protein codes for MPLLELQTIEAHAEGEAGRVVVNAADLVHGETMAERFAYCRDHLDDLRRFLLREPRGFPGLCAVLVLPPVEPGSDLGIVVLEQGGFTAMSGSNTICTVTAVLESGLVPMVEPLTRVRIDTAVGLVEAEAAVSGGKVLSVTVANVPSFVVGLDVPLEVPTYGTVAVDVVFGGGFFVQAPAAALGLEIDPDRGRELTRAGALLKLAALEQLDVRHPLNPDIAAVGNIMLHSGDRQPGVQDRNAVVLTQGPLRVDDPSTWTGALDRSPCGTGTCARMAALHARGELGVGEKFSHRSVIGTEFVGELRGTTTLGPYDAVLPTITGSGWITGRSTWVLDPTDPFPAGFSVGDIWAPGL; via the coding sequence ATGCCGCTCCTCGAGCTCCAGACGATCGAGGCCCACGCCGAGGGCGAGGCCGGGCGCGTGGTGGTCAACGCAGCCGACCTCGTGCACGGCGAGACCATGGCCGAGCGGTTCGCGTACTGCCGCGACCACCTCGACGACCTCCGCCGCTTCCTGCTGCGGGAGCCGCGCGGCTTCCCGGGGCTGTGCGCCGTGCTCGTGCTCCCGCCGGTCGAACCGGGCTCCGACCTCGGCATCGTCGTGCTCGAGCAGGGCGGGTTCACCGCCATGTCGGGCAGCAACACGATCTGCACGGTCACGGCGGTGCTGGAGAGCGGGCTCGTGCCGATGGTCGAGCCGCTCACCCGCGTCCGCATCGACACGGCCGTGGGCCTGGTCGAGGCCGAGGCGGCCGTGTCGGGCGGCAAGGTCCTCAGCGTCACCGTGGCGAACGTGCCGTCCTTCGTGGTCGGGCTCGACGTGCCGCTCGAGGTCCCGACCTACGGCACCGTCGCGGTCGACGTGGTGTTCGGCGGCGGCTTCTTCGTCCAGGCCCCTGCCGCGGCGCTCGGGCTGGAGATCGATCCGGACCGGGGTCGGGAGCTCACCCGGGCGGGTGCGCTGCTCAAGCTCGCGGCGCTCGAGCAGCTCGACGTGCGCCACCCGCTCAACCCCGACATCGCCGCGGTCGGCAACATCATGCTGCACTCCGGCGACCGGCAGCCCGGCGTGCAGGACCGCAACGCGGTCGTCCTGACCCAGGGCCCGCTGCGGGTCGACGACCCGAGCACGTGGACCGGGGCGCTCGACCGCTCGCCGTGCGGCACCGGGACCTGCGCGCGGATGGCCGCGCTGCACGCGCGCGGGGAGCTGGGGGTCGGGGAGAAGTTCAGCCACCGCAGCGTCATCGGCACCGAGTTCGTCGGTGAGCTGCGCGGGACCACGACCCTCGGGCCGTACGACGCCGTGCTGCCGACGATCACCGGCAGCGGCTGGATCACCGGGCGCTCGACCTGGGTCCTCGACCCCACCGACCCGTTCCCCGCCGGCTTCAGCGTCGGCGACATCTGGGCGCCGGGGTTGTAG
- a CDS encoding NAD(P)/FAD-dependent oxidoreductase produces the protein MVAPKHVVVIGGGVIGLTAAYQLAVDGARVTLVDARRTGRGAAEVNAGWVCPAESAPVPGPGMISTSLKWMFRRDSPLYIRPSLDPQFVRFMLGMWRSCNAPAQQAGFEAHLRLAQSSGEAYDRYRADGLDFELRHDGLLMAFLEEHNLDHHRPLLELARRYDRDPQVLLGDDARVQEPQLTDRVHGAIYLPREDHLDPPALMRALHARLLELGVTIVEGAPISGARHGQGGLESITAGTEQVGGDAYVLAAGAWTGPISRLLGVPLPIRPGKGYSIDVEPYALRSSVNLSDAKVAVTPLSRNLRLAGTMEFAGLDEELNQVRIGAILRAPTAYFRDWAPPTGPVTPKAGIRPMTPDGIPVIGRLGDLTNTYVSSGHGMQGITLGPGSALSLSRLVLTGETSDVILPFAPQRFTRALVRRTPTRDLVSA, from the coding sequence ATGGTGGCTCCCAAGCACGTCGTGGTGATCGGCGGCGGTGTCATCGGCCTGACCGCGGCGTACCAGCTCGCGGTCGACGGAGCGCGCGTCACCCTCGTCGACGCCCGCCGGACCGGACGCGGCGCGGCGGAGGTCAACGCCGGCTGGGTCTGCCCGGCCGAGTCGGCGCCGGTCCCCGGCCCGGGCATGATCAGCACCTCGCTGAAGTGGATGTTCCGGCGCGACAGCCCGCTCTACATCCGCCCGTCGCTCGACCCCCAGTTCGTGCGCTTCATGCTCGGCATGTGGCGCAGCTGCAACGCGCCCGCCCAGCAGGCCGGCTTCGAGGCCCACCTGCGCCTCGCGCAGAGCAGCGGGGAGGCGTACGACCGCTACCGCGCCGACGGCCTCGACTTCGAGCTGCGTCACGACGGGCTGCTGATGGCCTTCCTCGAGGAGCACAACCTCGACCACCACCGGCCGCTGCTCGAGCTGGCCCGTCGCTACGACCGCGACCCGCAGGTCCTGCTCGGCGACGACGCACGCGTGCAGGAGCCCCAGCTCACCGACCGGGTCCACGGCGCCATCTACCTGCCCCGGGAGGACCACCTCGACCCGCCGGCGCTGATGCGGGCGCTGCACGCGCGCCTGCTCGAGCTCGGCGTGACCATCGTCGAGGGCGCCCCGATCAGCGGCGCCCGGCACGGGCAGGGCGGGCTGGAGAGCATCACCGCCGGGACCGAGCAGGTCGGCGGGGACGCGTACGTGCTCGCCGCCGGTGCGTGGACCGGTCCCATCTCGCGGCTCCTGGGCGTCCCGCTGCCGATCCGTCCGGGCAAGGGCTACAGCATCGACGTGGAGCCGTACGCGCTGCGCAGCTCGGTCAACCTCTCCGACGCCAAGGTCGCCGTCACCCCGCTGTCCCGGAACCTCCGCCTCGCCGGGACGATGGAGTTCGCCGGGCTGGACGAGGAGCTCAACCAGGTGCGCATCGGCGCGATCCTCCGGGCGCCCACGGCCTACTTCCGCGACTGGGCGCCGCCCACCGGTCCGGTGACGCCGAAGGCCGGCATCCGCCCGATGACCCCCGACGGCATCCCCGTGATCGGCCGGCTCGGCGACCTCACCAACACCTACGTGTCCAGCGGGCACGGCATGCAGGGCATCACCCTCGGCCCGGGCAGCGCGCTGTCCCTGAGCCGGCTCGTCCTGACGGGGGAGACGTCCGACGTGATCCTGCCTTTCGCGCCGCAGCGCTTCACGCGGGCCCTCGTCCGCCGTACCCCGACGCGCGACCTCGTCTCCGCCTGA
- a CDS encoding oxidoreductase: MTVHDLIATSPGATRWPTLFSPVRLGRRTVRNRITSTPHSTGWGHDGLLTQAEVDYHVRKAAGGVGLVMTFGSASVDPESAASYGSISLWDPRNDDLLRQLADRVHEHGALIMSQMTHMGRRGNSFYSGVALKGASDLPEGVHREVPAVLTEAEIGVLVDRFGHAARRLMELGWDGAEVTSHGGHLIEQFYDPNVNDRTDRYGGSLDNRLRFGREVLASVRAWTSEEFVVGFRMSAYHGLGEGTGMTDDDLVEVARALTADGAVDLLSISGGTGYSMRSSAVFVPGDAVPENANGAHAGRMRRETGVPVVVAGRVLDVDAAERVLTENGVDLVAMTRALIADPTMPVTAATGGDPRPCISLNEGCIGRLYQGRPMWCSVNPGIREPDVDELSAAVADDAPTAPRMVVLGGGVAGAEAAYRAAERGRRVTLIERGDRIGGRAALAGTRRGRERWDLYLRWLERRLVATGVDVRLGVDPGVDDVLALEPDAVVVATGSVPRWPDWVEGAPTPVVDADTVVAKTPLPDGPGQVALVVDDEGGFVAPTAAEALEDVGWTVRIATSLSSVAAEVDDTQVWWVRRRLKQHGIELVDTVVPTHDGASWSLLDLESDLVRPAGRVDLVVLAGVRRSADRLSELLRRERPGLEIVKVGDALAPRHLLDAAAEGARAGAGWPKPEVSAEPPATVAAG, encoded by the coding sequence GTGACCGTCCACGACCTCATCGCCACCTCGCCCGGTGCCACGCGCTGGCCGACCCTGTTCTCCCCGGTCCGGCTCGGGCGCCGGACCGTCCGCAACCGGATCACCTCGACCCCGCACTCCACCGGGTGGGGCCACGACGGGCTGCTGACCCAGGCCGAGGTGGACTACCACGTGCGCAAGGCGGCCGGCGGCGTCGGGCTGGTGATGACCTTCGGCTCCGCGTCGGTCGACCCCGAGAGCGCGGCGTCGTACGGCTCCATCTCGCTCTGGGACCCGCGCAACGACGACCTGCTGCGCCAGCTCGCCGACCGGGTCCACGAGCACGGTGCGCTGATCATGTCGCAGATGACCCACATGGGCCGCCGGGGCAACTCGTTCTACTCCGGCGTCGCGCTGAAGGGGGCGTCCGACCTCCCCGAGGGGGTGCACCGCGAGGTCCCGGCCGTGCTGACCGAGGCCGAGATCGGCGTCCTCGTCGACCGCTTCGGCCACGCCGCCCGCCGGCTCATGGAGCTGGGCTGGGACGGCGCCGAGGTGACGTCGCACGGCGGCCACCTGATCGAGCAGTTCTACGACCCGAACGTCAACGACCGCACCGACCGCTACGGCGGCAGCCTCGACAACCGGCTGCGGTTCGGCCGGGAGGTGCTGGCCTCGGTGCGGGCGTGGACGTCGGAGGAGTTCGTCGTCGGGTTCCGGATGTCGGCCTACCACGGCCTGGGCGAGGGCACCGGCATGACCGACGACGACCTGGTGGAGGTCGCGCGGGCGCTGACCGCCGACGGCGCGGTGGACCTGCTCAGCATCTCCGGCGGCACCGGCTACTCGATGCGCTCCAGCGCCGTCTTCGTCCCTGGCGATGCGGTGCCCGAGAACGCCAACGGCGCGCACGCCGGGCGGATGCGCCGCGAGACCGGGGTGCCCGTCGTGGTCGCGGGGCGGGTCCTCGACGTCGACGCCGCCGAGCGGGTGCTGACCGAGAACGGCGTCGACCTGGTCGCCATGACGCGTGCACTCATCGCGGACCCGACGATGCCCGTCACCGCCGCCACCGGCGGCGACCCACGACCGTGCATCAGCCTCAACGAGGGCTGCATCGGACGGCTCTACCAGGGCCGGCCCATGTGGTGCTCGGTCAACCCCGGCATCCGCGAGCCCGACGTCGACGAGCTGTCGGCCGCCGTGGCCGACGACGCGCCGACCGCCCCGCGGATGGTCGTCCTCGGCGGCGGCGTCGCGGGCGCCGAGGCGGCGTACCGGGCCGCCGAGCGGGGCCGTCGGGTCACGCTGATCGAGCGCGGTGACCGGATCGGCGGTCGTGCGGCGCTCGCCGGGACCCGTAGGGGCCGCGAGCGCTGGGACCTCTACCTGCGGTGGCTGGAGCGCCGGCTGGTCGCCACCGGGGTCGACGTGCGCCTCGGCGTGGACCCGGGCGTCGACGACGTCCTCGCCCTCGAGCCCGACGCCGTCGTGGTGGCGACGGGTTCGGTGCCGCGCTGGCCCGACTGGGTCGAGGGCGCGCCAACGCCCGTCGTGGACGCCGACACAGTGGTGGCCAAGACACCGCTGCCCGACGGCCCGGGGCAGGTCGCGCTGGTCGTGGACGACGAGGGCGGGTTCGTCGCCCCGACGGCCGCCGAGGCCCTGGAGGACGTGGGCTGGACCGTACGGATCGCCACGAGCCTGTCGTCCGTCGCGGCCGAGGTCGACGACACGCAGGTCTGGTGGGTCCGCCGCCGCCTCAAGCAGCACGGGATCGAGCTGGTCGACACGGTCGTGCCGACCCACGACGGCGCGTCCTGGTCGCTGCTCGACCTCGAGTCCGACCTCGTCCGTCCCGCCGGCCGGGTGGACCTGGTCGTGCTCGCCGGCGTACGCCGCTCCGCCGACCGGCTGAGCGAGCTGCTGCGCCGGGAGCGGCCGGGCCTGGAGATCGTGAAGGTCGGTGACGCCCTGGCGCCCCGCCACCTGCTCGACGCCGCGGCCGAGGGCGCCCGCGCCGGCGCCGGCTGGCCCAAGCCCGAGGTCTCCGCCGAGCCGCCGGCGACCGTCGCCGCCGGCTAG
- a CDS encoding short chain dehydrogenase: MRTLVIGATGLVGGAAADALEAYGDEVLRASKSSELAVDVTEPASIAALLDRVSTDGPLDAVVCAVGSVPFKPLADLAAEDYLAAFRGKVASQVDVARLATPHLVDGGSITLTTGVLAREPIRTGAAAALANGAVESYVVSAAAELPRGLRINAVSPTVLVEATGYHAFFPGFAQVSAAEVGQAFVKAVHGVRTGMIIALDGR, from the coding sequence ATGAGAACGCTCGTCATCGGCGCGACCGGACTGGTCGGAGGTGCGGCGGCCGACGCGCTGGAGGCGTACGGCGACGAGGTCCTACGGGCCTCGAAGAGCTCCGAGCTCGCGGTCGACGTCACCGAGCCCGCCTCGATCGCCGCGCTGCTGGACCGCGTGAGCACCGACGGCCCGCTCGACGCCGTCGTGTGCGCGGTCGGGTCGGTGCCGTTCAAGCCGCTGGCCGACCTGGCTGCCGAGGACTACCTCGCCGCCTTCCGGGGCAAGGTCGCGAGCCAGGTCGACGTGGCCCGCCTGGCCACCCCGCACCTGGTCGACGGCGGTTCGATCACGCTCACCACCGGCGTCCTGGCCCGTGAGCCGATCCGCACCGGGGCGGCCGCCGCCCTGGCCAACGGGGCCGTCGAGTCGTACGTGGTCAGCGCCGCGGCCGAGCTGCCGCGCGGCCTGCGGATCAACGCGGTCAGCCCGACCGTGCTGGTCGAGGCCACCGGCTACCACGCCTTCTTCCCGGGCTTTGCCCAGGTGAGCGCGGCGGAGGTCGGGCAGGCGTTCGTCAAGGCCGTGCACGGCGTCCGGACCGGCATGATCATCGCGCTGGACGGGCGCTGA
- a CDS encoding SDR family NAD(P)-dependent oxidoreductase has translation MILEPQPSTARRFVDRVCLVTGAAGGIGSAIARRLAAEGAVVQVADLDAGAVGRVVEDLVLAGGRAVPRVFDLTDAAACAAAVDDVVNDHDRLDVVVNNAGINKRGALLDVSPEEWDLTFAVNVDAIAHLCRAALPVMVAAGRGSIVNTASQWGLHPAPGHVAYNTSKAAVVALTQGLARDYAPAGVRVNAVCPGEVWTPMLADNLARSGRTKADLDALVPYGRVGYPEEVAALVAFLASDEVPYLCGAAVEITGAQAVA, from the coding sequence GTGATCCTCGAACCCCAGCCCTCGACCGCCCGCCGCTTCGTCGACCGCGTCTGCCTGGTGACCGGTGCTGCCGGCGGGATCGGGTCCGCCATCGCCCGCCGCCTGGCCGCCGAGGGCGCGGTCGTGCAGGTCGCCGACCTCGACGCCGGTGCCGTGGGCCGCGTGGTCGAGGACCTGGTCCTGGCCGGCGGTCGCGCGGTGCCGCGGGTCTTCGACCTCACCGACGCGGCCGCCTGCGCGGCCGCGGTGGACGATGTCGTGAACGACCACGACCGGCTCGACGTCGTCGTCAACAACGCCGGGATCAACAAGCGGGGTGCGCTGCTCGACGTCAGCCCGGAGGAGTGGGACCTCACCTTCGCCGTGAACGTCGACGCGATCGCCCACCTCTGCCGGGCCGCGCTGCCGGTCATGGTCGCCGCCGGACGCGGGTCGATCGTCAACACCGCGTCGCAGTGGGGCCTGCACCCGGCGCCCGGTCACGTCGCCTACAACACCTCGAAGGCCGCGGTGGTCGCCCTCACCCAGGGCCTGGCGCGCGACTACGCGCCGGCCGGCGTCCGGGTCAACGCCGTCTGCCCGGGCGAGGTCTGGACCCCGATGCTGGCCGACAACCTGGCCCGCTCGGGTCGCACCAAGGCCGACCTCGACGCCCTCGTGCCGTACGGCCGCGTCGGCTACCCCGAGGAGGTCGCGGCCCTCGTGGCCTTCCTCGCCTCCGACGAGGTGCCCTACCTCTGCGGCGCGGCCGTCGAGATCACCGGCGCCCAGGCCGTCGCCTGA
- a CDS encoding dihydrodipicolinate synthase family protein — translation MPRKQVHLSGILAAVATPFTADGSAVDEDALVALVERLVGAGIHGLVPCGTTGEFTSLSPAEHRRVIELYVSAAAGRVPVVAGVGSLTTQGAIDLVQHAEQVGADAIMLVPPFYDPLDLATLKVFLGAVAASTSLPIVYYNVPGATGIRLDAAQVAELGEIDGVDYLKDTSGDAVALTDLLVSRGATIKAFNGWDTLTFAALALGAEASVWGVAGLVPEQAVALWETLAVKGDLGAAREQWRDLWALSSYLESVNYVAGVKAALEVLGHPVGPARAPVQPLSAEQRAGLVAVLEPFVAVRA, via the coding sequence ATGCCTCGCAAGCAGGTCCACCTCAGCGGCATCCTCGCCGCCGTCGCCACGCCCTTCACCGCCGACGGCTCCGCCGTCGACGAGGACGCCCTCGTCGCGCTGGTCGAGCGCCTCGTCGGCGCCGGGATCCACGGCCTCGTGCCCTGCGGCACGACGGGGGAGTTCACCAGCCTCAGCCCGGCCGAGCACCGCCGGGTCATTGAGCTGTACGTGTCCGCCGCTGCCGGGCGGGTGCCCGTCGTGGCGGGGGTGGGTTCGCTGACGACGCAGGGCGCGATCGACCTCGTGCAGCACGCCGAGCAGGTCGGGGCCGATGCGATCATGCTCGTGCCGCCGTTCTACGACCCGCTCGACCTCGCGACGCTCAAGGTCTTCCTCGGCGCCGTCGCCGCGTCGACGAGCCTGCCGATCGTGTACTACAACGTCCCCGGCGCCACCGGCATCCGGCTCGACGCCGCCCAGGTCGCCGAGCTCGGCGAGATCGACGGCGTCGACTACCTCAAGGACACCTCCGGGGACGCGGTCGCGCTGACCGACCTCCTCGTCAGCCGCGGCGCGACGATCAAGGCCTTCAACGGCTGGGACACCCTCACCTTCGCGGCCCTGGCGCTCGGCGCCGAGGCCTCGGTGTGGGGGGTCGCCGGGCTCGTGCCCGAGCAGGCCGTCGCGCTGTGGGAGACGCTCGCGGTGAAGGGCGACCTCGGCGCGGCGCGCGAGCAGTGGCGCGACCTGTGGGCGCTGAGCTCCTACCTGGAGTCGGTGAACTACGTCGCCGGTGTGAAGGCGGCGCTCGAGGTCCTGGGCCACCCCGTGGGGCCGGCGCGAGCGCCCGTGCAGCCGCTCTCGGCGGAGCAGCGCGCCGGCCTGGTCGCCGTCCTCGAGCCCTTCGTCGCGGTGCGGGCCTGA
- a CDS encoding GntR family transcriptional regulator, with the protein MTALAPLGEPTLVTDRVYGAIREAIRSGEIGAGERLRLRDLAARLGTSPMPVREAIGRLEQNGLVVRVPHRGAVVADLTPTELAHVYATRLLLEVEATRLGCAAVTPEDVGRMRAAYDRMREAVEDGRTGEALDADEELLSVLYAAGGNPVLLGLVADLWQRCRAFKLLGADGAASGGPDDGAWATQRRLLEAVEAHDVEAAVAVTRESLESARRRIRALLAGADVEPLTPPAER; encoded by the coding sequence ATGACCGCCCTGGCGCCACTCGGCGAGCCCACGCTCGTGACCGACCGTGTCTACGGGGCGATCCGCGAGGCGATCCGGTCCGGTGAGATCGGGGCCGGCGAGCGCTTGCGGCTGCGTGACCTCGCCGCGCGGCTGGGCACCAGCCCGATGCCGGTGCGCGAGGCGATCGGCCGCCTCGAGCAGAACGGACTCGTGGTGCGGGTCCCCCACCGCGGCGCGGTGGTCGCCGACCTCACGCCGACCGAGCTCGCCCACGTCTACGCCACGCGGCTGCTGCTCGAGGTCGAGGCGACCCGGCTCGGCTGCGCGGCCGTGACGCCCGAGGACGTGGGCCGGATGCGCGCCGCGTACGACCGGATGCGTGAGGCGGTCGAGGACGGCCGTACCGGCGAGGCGCTGGACGCGGACGAGGAGCTGCTGTCGGTCCTCTACGCCGCGGGGGGCAACCCGGTGCTGCTCGGTCTCGTGGCGGACCTGTGGCAGCGCTGCCGCGCCTTCAAGCTGCTGGGCGCCGACGGCGCGGCCTCGGGCGGTCCGGACGACGGCGCGTGGGCGACCCAGCGCCGCCTGCTCGAGGCGGTCGAGGCGCACGACGTGGAGGCCGCCGTGGCCGTCACCCGCGAGTCGCTCGAGTCGGCCCGGCGCCGGATCCGCGCCCTGCTCGCCGGTGCCGACGTCGAGCCGCTCACCCCACCCGCCGAGCGGTAG
- a CDS encoding gamma-aminobutyraldehyde dehydrogenase gives MSQYIDGKRREALGTARDLVRDPSNGEVVAEISLAGAEDVDAAVAAARAAFPAWSGATPGERSAVLQRLAGLLEAEAEDLAQTESRQAGKPIRLAREFDVPGTVDNAAFFAGAARTLEGQATAEYSPDHTSSIRREAVGVVGSIAPWNYPLQMAGWKVLPAVAAGNTIVLKPSELTPLTTLRLAELATQAGMPDGVLNVVTGTGADCGAPLLRHPQVDMVSFTGSTKVGRTVLEAAATSAKRVHLELGGKAPFVVFDDADLDAAVQGAVAASLINTGQDCTAATRAIVHRSLHDAFVAGVADLFAAVRLGPTADPATDLGPVISTAHRDRIAAVVERSRAYAKVVVGGTVPGGELARGSYYAPTLVTGADPQSEVVRDEIFGPVLVVLPFDTDDEAITLANDTPYGLAASAWTRDLYRGLRATREIRAGCVWVNDHIPIISEMPHGGMKESGFGKDMSTYSFEDYTVVKHVMFDLTGVAAKPWHRTVFTPPEH, from the coding sequence GTGAGCCAGTACATCGACGGGAAGCGCCGCGAGGCGCTCGGCACGGCGCGCGACCTCGTCCGCGACCCCTCGAACGGCGAAGTCGTCGCCGAGATCAGCCTCGCCGGGGCCGAGGACGTCGATGCGGCCGTGGCTGCGGCGCGGGCGGCGTTCCCGGCCTGGTCGGGCGCGACGCCGGGGGAGCGCTCGGCCGTGCTGCAGCGGCTCGCCGGCCTCCTCGAGGCCGAGGCCGAGGACCTGGCGCAGACCGAGAGCCGGCAGGCGGGCAAGCCGATCCGGCTGGCGCGCGAGTTCGACGTGCCGGGCACGGTCGACAACGCGGCGTTCTTCGCCGGTGCCGCGCGGACGCTCGAGGGCCAGGCCACCGCGGAGTACTCGCCCGACCACACGAGCTCGATCCGCCGCGAGGCGGTCGGCGTCGTCGGCTCGATCGCGCCCTGGAACTACCCGCTGCAGATGGCCGGGTGGAAGGTCCTGCCCGCCGTCGCGGCGGGCAACACCATCGTGCTCAAGCCGTCCGAGCTCACCCCGCTGACCACGCTCCGCCTCGCCGAGCTCGCCACCCAGGCCGGCATGCCCGACGGGGTGCTCAACGTCGTCACCGGGACCGGCGCCGACTGCGGCGCACCCCTGCTGCGCCACCCCCAGGTCGACATGGTGTCGTTCACGGGCTCGACCAAGGTCGGTCGCACGGTGCTCGAGGCCGCGGCGACCAGCGCCAAGCGCGTGCACCTCGAGCTCGGGGGCAAGGCTCCGTTCGTGGTGTTCGACGACGCCGACCTCGACGCGGCGGTCCAGGGCGCAGTGGCGGCGAGCCTGATCAACACCGGGCAGGACTGCACGGCCGCGACCCGGGCGATCGTCCACCGCTCGCTGCACGACGCCTTCGTGGCCGGCGTCGCCGACCTGTTCGCCGCCGTCCGGCTCGGCCCGACCGCCGACCCGGCGACCGACCTCGGTCCGGTGATCAGCACGGCGCACCGCGACCGGATCGCCGCGGTCGTCGAGCGCTCCCGTGCGTACGCGAAGGTCGTGGTCGGCGGCACGGTTCCTGGCGGAGAGCTGGCCCGGGGCTCGTACTACGCCCCGACGCTGGTCACCGGCGCCGACCCGCAGAGCGAGGTCGTGCGCGACGAGATCTTCGGTCCCGTCCTCGTGGTGCTGCCCTTCGACACCGACGACGAGGCGATCACGCTCGCCAACGACACCCCGTACGGCCTCGCCGCCTCGGCCTGGACCCGCGACCTCTACCGCGGGCTGCGGGCGACCCGCGAGATCAGGGCCGGCTGCGTGTGGGTCAACGACCACATCCCGATCATCAGCGAGATGCCGCACGGCGGGATGAAGGAGTCGGGCTTCGGCAAGGACATGTCGACCTACTCCTTCGAGGACTACACCGTGGTCAAGCACGTGATGTTCGACCTCACCGGCGTCGCGGCGAAGCCGTGGCACCGGACCGTCTTCACGCCGCCGGAGCACTGA
- a CDS encoding SDR family NAD(P)-dependent oxidoreductase, translating to MSTPTAERVVLVTGGSRGIGRAAVQALHREGAHVVLHHRASAEAADRLAEELGSASEEGRVHVVAADLAQPGEPARLWEQALAWRGHVDVLVNNAGIYLASPMDDDDAWTSGWADNLTVNLLAPAELCRLAVRTWREAGTGGIVVNVTSRAAHRGDDADHLAYGAAKGGLQSLTKGIARAFAGDRILAYDVAPGWVLTDMMAETDAAALAASMPMGEITPPEDVAEVIAFLASGRVPHTSGATIDVTGADYVR from the coding sequence ATGAGCACCCCCACCGCCGAGCGTGTCGTCCTGGTCACCGGAGGGTCGCGGGGCATCGGCCGCGCCGCCGTCCAGGCGCTGCACCGCGAGGGCGCGCACGTCGTGCTGCACCACCGCGCGTCGGCCGAGGCCGCCGACCGGCTGGCCGAGGAGCTGGGCAGCGCGTCGGAGGAGGGCCGCGTCCACGTGGTCGCCGCCGACCTGGCCCAGCCGGGCGAGCCCGCGCGGCTGTGGGAGCAGGCGCTCGCCTGGCGCGGCCACGTCGACGTGCTCGTCAACAACGCCGGGATCTACCTCGCCTCCCCGATGGACGACGACGACGCCTGGACCTCCGGGTGGGCCGACAACCTCACGGTCAACCTGCTCGCGCCGGCCGAGCTGTGCCGCCTCGCCGTGCGCACCTGGCGGGAGGCCGGCACCGGCGGGATCGTCGTCAACGTCACCAGCCGCGCCGCGCACCGCGGCGACGACGCCGACCACCTCGCGTACGGGGCGGCGAAGGGCGGGCTGCAGTCGCTGACCAAGGGCATCGCGCGGGCCTTCGCGGGCGACCGGATCCTCGCCTACGACGTCGCGCCGGGCTGGGTGCTCACCGACATGATGGCGGAGACCGACGCGGCCGCGCTGGCCGCGTCGATGCCCATGGGCGAGATCACCCCGCCGGAGGACGTCGCCGAGGTGATCGCCTTCCTCGCCTCCGGTCGCGTGCCGCACACCAGCGGCGCGACGATCGACGTGACCGGCGCCGACTACGTGCGCTGA